One window from the genome of Bacillota bacterium encodes:
- a CDS encoding alanine racemase has translation MHRYRPTWAEINLANIAHNVREFRRHVGDGTRLMAVVKADGYGHGAVEVGRAALAAGADWLAVALVEEGIELRQAGIASPILVLGFLPPEGVNAALQYHLTPAVVDMNSLRLLEEEAMRQRRRVAVHLKVDTGMGRLGLRDEAAVALAERALKSPNLELQAIFTHFAAADDADKTFTMQQLDKFKRTVETLKGAPVLTHCSNSAATIDVPEARGDLVRIGISLYGLYPSSEVKPLVDLRPALSLHTQVATVKEVPAGTPISYGCTFVTERPSRIATLPIGYADGYNRRLSGRANVLLRGKRVPLVGRVCMDYCMADVTDLDGVEPGEQVTLYGSQGAATISVDETARLLDTINYEITCAVSARVPRIYRRQG, from the coding sequence ATGCATCGCTACCGGCCAACGTGGGCGGAAATAAATCTCGCAAATATTGCGCATAACGTTCGGGAATTTAGACGCCATGTGGGCGATGGCACGCGCTTGATGGCAGTTGTCAAAGCTGACGGCTATGGCCACGGCGCTGTGGAAGTGGGTCGGGCAGCTCTCGCTGCCGGCGCCGACTGGTTGGCGGTGGCACTGGTGGAAGAAGGGATTGAATTGCGCCAGGCCGGGATTGCTTCTCCGATTCTTGTATTGGGTTTTTTACCGCCGGAGGGAGTCAATGCAGCTCTGCAGTATCATCTGACTCCGGCCGTGGTCGATATGAACAGTCTGCGGTTGCTGGAGGAAGAAGCGATGCGCCAGCGACGCCGGGTTGCTGTGCACCTTAAGGTGGATACCGGCATGGGTAGACTGGGGCTGCGGGATGAGGCGGCAGTTGCCCTGGCAGAACGGGCGTTGAAGTCGCCCAATCTCGAATTACAAGCTATATTTACTCATTTTGCCGCCGCGGATGATGCCGACAAAACATTTACGATGCAGCAGTTGGATAAATTTAAAAGGACAGTGGAAACACTAAAAGGAGCCCCGGTGCTGACCCATTGCAGCAACAGCGCTGCCACAATCGATGTGCCGGAAGCTCGGGGGGATTTGGTTCGGATTGGCATCAGCCTTTACGGACTATATCCTTCATCGGAAGTTAAGCCGTTGGTTGATCTGCGACCGGCCTTATCTTTGCACACCCAGGTGGCAACGGTCAAAGAGGTTCCGGCGGGGACGCCGATAAGTTATGGTTGCACCTTTGTCACCGAAAGACCGAGTCGGATTGCCACCTTACCGATTGGTTATGCCGATGGTTATAACCGGCGGCTGTCGGGGCGCGCAAATGTTTTGCTGCGGGGCAAACGAGTGCCGTTGGTCGGCCGAGTCTGTATGGACTATTGTATGGCTGATGTTACCGACTTGGATGGAGTGGAGCCGGGCGAGCAAGTAACACTCTATGGATCCCAGGGTGCGGCAACCATCTCGGTTGATGAAACGGCGCGGCTTTTGGATACAATTAATTATGAGATTACCTGTGCTGTATCGGCTCGAGTGCCGAGAATTTACCGCCGTCAAGGTTGA
- a CDS encoding antitoxin codes for MISIPSALLQEVDGIVQKENMNRSHLIREAMYLYIQEMKKRQIREKLQMGYVEMSKINLTLANEAVAAENEAVEAIEQLVSGA; via the coding sequence ATGATATCCATTCCCAGCGCACTGCTGCAAGAGGTTGACGGCATTGTCCAAAAGGAAAATATGAATCGCAGCCATTTAATCCGGGAAGCAATGTATTTATATATCCAAGAAATGAAAAAACGACAAATTAGGGAAAAATTGCAAATGGGCTATGTTGAGATGAGTAAAATCAACCTGACTCTTGCCAACGAAGCAGTTGCGGCCGAAAACGAGGCTGTCGAGGCGATTGAACAATTGGTAAGTGGGGCGTGA
- a CDS encoding type II toxin-antitoxin system PemK/MazF family toxin: MGVKRGDVYYADLSPVVGSEQGGVRPVLIIQNDVGNKYSPTVIVAAITSQIQKAKLPTHVEITAKEHGLDRDSVVLLEQIRTIDKQRLNERITHLAPDLMQRVNDAVQISLGLIDF, from the coding sequence ATGGGGGTAAAGAGAGGCGATGTTTACTACGCTGACCTGAGCCCAGTTGTGGGTTCTGAGCAGGGCGGTGTGCGCCCGGTTCTAATCATTCAAAATGACGTGGGCAACAAATACAGCCCAACGGTCATTGTTGCCGCGATAACATCCCAAATCCAAAAGGCCAAGCTCCCCACCCATGTGGAGATAACCGCTAAAGAACATGGACTGGATCGGGATTCGGTGGTGCTTCTAGAACAGATTCGCACTATAGACAAGCAACGCCTCAATGAACGCATTACCCATTTGGCGCCGGATTTAATGCAACGAGTGAACGACGCTGTGCAAATCAGTCTTGGCTTGATAGATTTCTGA
- a CDS encoding D-cysteine desulfhydrase family protein: protein MCMFESIERIVVGHLPTPLEAAPGLSKELGVDLWIKRDDATGLAGGGNKVRKLEYLVADARARGANCLVTVGGPQSNHARMTAALAARLGMSCRLYLKGEAPRTLRGNLLLDKLLGAEVTFCGDADYPEIYQRIEADIASLREQGLEGYMIPVGGSSPVGLMGYVRMITEELVPQCAEQGVKPDALVVTAGSGGTLAGILLGLEASGWDLPVQSYSVSYPAAELAEKTAQLFNAGAKLLGMSAQRQGADIAIDEGHIGPGYGIATPGALEALQLFARREGLLLDSVYTAKTAAGMIHDIRGGRWAGKTVIFVHTGGWPALFAKDDVENFIRG, encoded by the coding sequence ATGTGCATGTTTGAAAGCATCGAACGCATCGTCGTCGGGCATCTACCGACACCTTTGGAAGCCGCGCCTGGCCTCAGCAAAGAGCTGGGTGTTGATTTATGGATTAAGCGTGATGACGCCACCGGACTGGCCGGGGGTGGCAATAAAGTACGTAAGCTTGAATACCTGGTAGCCGATGCCAGGGCCCGGGGCGCCAACTGCCTGGTTACAGTGGGCGGCCCCCAATCCAACCATGCCCGGATGACCGCGGCTTTGGCAGCCCGCCTGGGCATGAGCTGCCGCCTGTATTTAAAGGGTGAGGCGCCCCGGACTTTGCGGGGCAATTTATTGTTGGATAAGTTATTAGGCGCAGAGGTGACCTTTTGCGGCGATGCTGATTACCCGGAAATATATCAGCGCATCGAGGCAGACATCGCCTCCCTGCGGGAACAGGGTCTGGAAGGGTACATGATTCCCGTGGGCGGCTCCTCGCCGGTGGGCCTTATGGGCTATGTGCGCATGATCACTGAGGAGTTGGTTCCCCAATGTGCAGAGCAGGGCGTAAAACCCGATGCGCTGGTGGTAACCGCCGGCAGTGGTGGCACCTTGGCGGGGATTTTGCTTGGTCTGGAAGCCAGCGGTTGGGATTTGCCGGTGCAGAGCTATAGTGTCAGCTATCCGGCCGCTGAGCTGGCGGAGAAGACAGCCCAGCTCTTCAATGCAGGCGCAAAGCTATTGGGGATGTCAGCCCAGAGGCAGGGAGCGGATATCGCCATTGATGAGGGCCATATTGGTCCCGGCTACGGTATTGCTACACCGGGCGCCTTGGAGGCTCTGCAATTGTTTGCCCGTCGGGAAGGGTTGCTTTTGGACTCGGTCTACACCGCCAAAACCGCAGCGGGGATGATCCATGACATTCGTGGCGGCCGCTGGGCTGGTAAGACTGTGATTTTTGTCCATACCGGTGGTTGGCCCGCCCTGTTTGCAAAAGATGATGTCGAAAACTTTATAAGGGGTTGA
- a CDS encoding gamma-glutamyl-gamma-aminobutyrate hydrolase family protein — translation MGRPLVAVTCQHIDAQKSAIGDGYIEALEQAGLLPVVLPPSLSPEVSCEIISTVSGLVLSGGDDLSPLSFGEQPKPGLGTIEPRRDEQELPLFKAAWERELPVLGICRGMQVINVALGGTIIQDLPADKPGAIQHRQDAPKWHKHHQVEIKQGTNLATIMNTDSLAVNSFHHQALDRIADGLEVSARAPDGVVEAVESASPWLLAVQWHPEIMWQRHPEFLKLFQAFAAACGA, via the coding sequence ATGGGAAGACCATTGGTGGCGGTTACTTGCCAGCATATAGATGCGCAAAAAAGTGCCATTGGCGACGGTTATATTGAAGCGCTGGAGCAGGCGGGACTGTTACCCGTTGTGCTGCCGCCTTCATTGTCGCCAGAAGTAAGCTGCGAAATTATCTCCACTGTCTCCGGGCTTGTGCTCTCCGGTGGCGATGACCTGTCGCCCTTGAGCTTTGGCGAGCAGCCGAAGCCGGGGTTGGGCACAATTGAACCGCGGCGGGATGAGCAGGAGCTCCCCTTATTTAAGGCGGCGTGGGAAAGGGAGTTGCCCGTGCTTGGCATTTGTCGGGGGATGCAGGTGATTAACGTCGCACTGGGTGGTACTATTATCCAGGACCTGCCTGCGGACAAGCCCGGCGCAATCCAACACCGCCAGGATGCGCCCAAGTGGCATAAGCACCACCAGGTGGAGATAAAGCAGGGGACGAATCTTGCCACCATAATGAACACCGACTCACTGGCGGTAAACAGTTTTCATCATCAGGCCCTAGACCGAATTGCCGACGGGCTAGAGGTTAGTGCCCGGGCGCCTGATGGGGTGGTGGAGGCGGTGGAAAGCGCAAGTCCCTGGCTGCTGGCAGTGCAATGGCATCCGGAAATAATGTGGCAGCGCCACCCGGAATTCCTCAAACTGTTCCAGGCCTTTGCCGCT